The following are from one region of the Candidatus Limnocylindrales bacterium genome:
- a CDS encoding cell division protein ZapA — translation MKREIELDVAGQRLRVRTDEDEDYMRSLAGYVDEQMREIGRGQRGITSMNVAVLAALRIADDFHKLKRLQEHVDAALDRLADEVAQTVEKTSPR, via the coding sequence ATGAAACGGGAGATCGAACTCGACGTCGCGGGGCAGCGCCTTCGCGTCCGTACGGACGAAGACGAAGACTACATGCGCAGCCTCGCCGGCTACGTCGATGAGCAGATGCGCGAGATCGGGCGCGGACAGCGCGGCATCACGTCCATGAACGTGGCGGTCCTGGCGGCCCTGCGTATCGCCGACGACTTCCATAAGCTCAAGCGTCTGCAGGAACACGTTGACGCGGCGCTCGATCGCCTTGCCGACGAAGTCGCG